One Bifidobacterium angulatum DSM 20098 = JCM 7096 DNA window includes the following coding sequences:
- a CDS encoding bifunctional shikimate kinase/3-dehydroquinate synthase, with protein MSGVRHSIPVAVIIGMMGAGKTRVGKEVAHIMDLPFADADVEIQHDIGMGIPEFFEREGEPAFRKVEADLIADMLEDFDGIFSLGGGAPMTPSTQCALAEYIDRGGRVVYLDADPAEAMERANRGGGRPMLNGDADARWKKLYKERDPVFRRVANVRVRTRGQTPQMAARKVMDMIRERMVHVTGSGIEPYDVRIGEGTMNHLPDVLGEGVARVALIHTQPVQRHSDHARTLLRQAGYTVSDIVVPDAEAGKTVDVANGVWRRLGDEGFTRSDAIVGLGGGAATDLAGFIAATWMRGIRYVNCPTSLLAMVDASTGGKTGINTEAGKNLVGSFYTPAGVLADMRTLATLPNDIFIEGLGEVAKSGFIMDPEILRILEDHASELRSFDGAMFLDSGLKDVVAELIEHTVGVKAYHVSADLKEAGLREFLNYGHTLGHAIEKLEHFRWRHGNAVAVGCVYAAELSHLLGYIDQDLVDYHRSLLDSLGLPTSWNNGSWSDVLALMHRDKKARGNKLRFVVLESVGHPIHLEDPPADAVEEAFRRIQQ; from the coding sequence GTGAGCGGCGTTCGTCATTCCATTCCTGTTGCCGTCATTATCGGCATGATGGGCGCGGGCAAGACCCGTGTCGGCAAGGAAGTCGCCCATATCATGGATCTGCCGTTCGCCGATGCCGACGTGGAGATTCAACATGACATAGGCATGGGCATCCCCGAGTTTTTCGAGCGCGAAGGCGAACCGGCGTTCCGCAAGGTCGAGGCCGATCTTATCGCCGACATGCTGGAGGATTTCGACGGCATCTTCTCCTTGGGCGGTGGCGCTCCGATGACGCCGTCCACGCAATGTGCCCTTGCCGAATACATCGATCGCGGCGGTCGCGTCGTCTACTTGGACGCTGATCCGGCCGAGGCCATGGAACGCGCCAATCGTGGCGGTGGCCGTCCTATGCTGAACGGAGACGCCGACGCCCGTTGGAAGAAGCTGTATAAGGAACGTGACCCGGTGTTCCGTAGGGTCGCCAATGTGCGTGTGCGCACGCGTGGCCAGACGCCGCAGATGGCGGCGAGGAAGGTGATGGATATGATTCGTGAGCGCATGGTGCACGTCACCGGTTCGGGAATCGAACCGTATGATGTGCGTATCGGCGAGGGGACGATGAATCATCTTCCCGATGTGCTAGGTGAGGGAGTGGCACGTGTCGCGCTGATTCACACCCAGCCGGTGCAACGTCACAGCGACCATGCACGTACGCTGCTGCGCCAGGCAGGCTACACGGTGTCCGACATCGTAGTGCCGGATGCGGAGGCCGGCAAGACCGTGGATGTCGCCAATGGCGTGTGGCGTCGTCTGGGCGACGAGGGCTTCACCCGTTCCGATGCGATCGTCGGGCTTGGCGGGGGAGCGGCCACCGACCTGGCCGGCTTCATCGCCGCCACGTGGATGCGTGGCATCCGTTATGTGAACTGCCCGACCTCCCTACTGGCCATGGTCGATGCATCCACTGGCGGCAAGACCGGTATCAACACCGAGGCGGGCAAGAACCTGGTCGGTTCGTTCTACACCCCTGCCGGTGTGCTTGCGGATATGCGCACGCTTGCCACGCTGCCGAACGACATCTTCATCGAGGGTTTGGGCGAAGTGGCGAAGTCGGGCTTCATCATGGATCCGGAGATTCTGCGGATCCTCGAGGACCATGCCAGCGAATTGCGTTCGTTCGACGGCGCGATGTTCCTGGACTCCGGGCTTAAGGATGTGGTGGCTGAACTCATCGAGCATACCGTGGGAGTGAAAGCCTACCATGTGTCCGCCGATCTCAAGGAAGCCGGTCTGCGTGAGTTTCTGAACTATGGCCATACGCTCGGCCATGCCATCGAGAAGCTGGAGCATTTCCGCTGGCGTCATGGCAATGCGGTTGCCGTCGGTTGCGTGTATGCGGCCGAACTGTCGCATCTGCTCGGCTATATCGATCAGGATCTGGTCGATTACCACCGTTCGCTGCTCGACTCGCTCGGATTGCCGACGTCGTGGAACAACGGCAGCTGGAGCGATGTGCTGGCGCTGATGCACCGAGACAAGAAGGCGCGTGGCAACAAGCTGCGTTTCGTGGTGCTCGAATCGGTGGGGCATCCCATCCATCTCGAGGATCCGCCGGCGGACGCTGTCGAAGAGGCGTTCCGACGCATCCAGCAGTAG
- the aroC gene encoding chorismate synthase gives MLRWQTAGESHGEALVAMIEGLPSGVEVVSDDVVSALARRRLGYGRGARMKFEQDKVRLLTGVRHGRTLGTPIAVEIANTEWPKWTEVMSADPLDHELAREGRNAPLSRPRPGHADLTGMRKYAFDDARPVLERSSARETASRVVLGAIAADFLEQAFGIRTVSHVLSIGGAGVEDQATAKRPTPDDLEALDASPVRTLDKDAEARMIARIDEAKANSDTLGGVIEVIAYGVPAGIGTYVESDRRLDAALASAVMGVQAIKGVEIGDGFLEAMRPGSEAHDEMVVENGRITRVSNRAGGIEGGMSNGQPIVVRAAMKPIPSIPKALRTVDVLTGEAAQAINQRSDSTAVPAAAVVAEAMVRLTIAQYALEKFGGDSIAETRRNCESYLASWPEHMQ, from the coding sequence ATGTTGCGTTGGCAGACGGCAGGCGAGTCGCATGGCGAGGCATTGGTGGCGATGATCGAGGGCCTGCCCTCCGGCGTCGAGGTCGTAAGCGATGACGTGGTGAGTGCCTTGGCTCGCCGTCGTCTCGGCTACGGGCGTGGCGCACGCATGAAGTTCGAACAGGACAAGGTGCGGCTGCTTACCGGTGTGCGCCATGGGCGTACGCTGGGCACGCCGATCGCCGTGGAGATCGCCAACACCGAATGGCCCAAGTGGACCGAGGTCATGAGCGCCGATCCGCTTGACCATGAGCTTGCCCGTGAGGGGCGCAATGCGCCGTTGAGCCGCCCGCGCCCCGGCCATGCAGACCTGACGGGTATGCGCAAGTACGCGTTTGATGACGCTCGCCCTGTGCTGGAACGTTCATCCGCCCGCGAAACCGCATCCCGTGTGGTGCTCGGCGCCATCGCAGCCGATTTCCTCGAACAGGCCTTCGGCATCCGCACCGTCTCCCATGTGCTGTCCATTGGCGGCGCCGGCGTGGAAGACCAGGCCACGGCCAAGCGCCCGACCCCGGACGATCTTGAGGCGTTGGACGCTTCTCCGGTACGTACGCTCGATAAGGATGCCGAAGCGCGTATGATCGCCCGCATCGATGAGGCCAAGGCGAATTCGGACACGCTCGGCGGCGTGATCGAGGTCATCGCCTACGGTGTTCCCGCTGGAATCGGCACCTATGTGGAATCAGACCGACGTTTGGACGCGGCCCTGGCCAGCGCCGTTATGGGTGTGCAGGCCATCAAGGGTGTGGAGATCGGCGACGGATTCCTTGAGGCGATGCGTCCAGGCTCCGAGGCGCACGACGAAATGGTAGTGGAGAACGGGCGTATCACACGCGTAAGCAACCGTGCCGGCGGTATCGAAGGTGGCATGTCGAACGGCCAGCCGATTGTCGTCCGTGCCGCGATGAAGCCGATTCCCTCTATTCCGAAGGCCCTGCGCACGGTGGATGTGCTTACCGGCGAGGCGGCGCAGGCCATCAACCAGCGTTCCGATTCCACGGCTGTCCCCGCGGCGGCGGTGGTCGCCGAGGCCATGGTCCGACTCACCATCGCGCAGTATGCGCTTGAGAAGTTCGGCGGCGACAGCATCGCGGAGACCCGTCGTAACTGCGAGTCCTATCTCGCCTCCTGGCCGGAGCATATGCAGTGA
- the mltG gene encoding endolytic transglycosylase MltG, whose amino-acid sequence MADSFNDYFEENTQWVTGNSSAPVAEPPKPPKSRREMRKRRKKKQRKHWLIALTVIVVLGLIGSATYFGVRRLSAVRAQNEMNERLSEDYEGPGSGQVSFTVESGEDALAIGKRLVKAGVVKSAEAFANVVSANNVNLYPGTFELKKHMSNADAMKILSDTSMAKGFFDVRAGERVSDVVKGASEMSGIAESEFTSIVDGDGSGILPSEAGGKFEGWLEPGQYDIKSKTSAKEILKMMVDRRIKKLDSLGVPTGSEREKILNMASIAEAEVNKKDDYGKVVRVILNRLDKGMTLGMDSTVAYGNNVKSAEITQNMLDDSSNKFNTRIHKGLPPTPISNPGDSAIQAAIDPPQGNWLYFVTTDLNSGETEFTDNADEFDKLVQKYKANNEDAN is encoded by the coding sequence ATGGCCGATTCTTTCAACGATTACTTCGAAGAAAACACGCAATGGGTGACGGGCAATTCGTCGGCTCCCGTCGCCGAGCCGCCGAAACCGCCGAAATCCCGTCGTGAGATGCGCAAGCGGCGCAAGAAGAAGCAGCGTAAGCATTGGCTGATTGCGTTGACGGTTATTGTTGTGCTGGGGCTGATCGGCTCCGCGACATATTTCGGTGTACGTCGTCTCAGTGCCGTTCGTGCACAGAATGAGATGAACGAACGTCTCTCCGAGGACTATGAGGGCCCGGGCAGCGGGCAGGTGAGTTTCACCGTGGAATCCGGCGAGGACGCGCTTGCCATTGGCAAGCGCCTGGTCAAAGCCGGGGTCGTGAAATCCGCCGAGGCTTTCGCCAATGTGGTGAGCGCCAATAACGTCAACCTGTATCCGGGCACGTTCGAACTCAAGAAGCATATGAGCAATGCCGACGCGATGAAGATTCTGTCCGACACCAGCATGGCGAAGGGGTTCTTCGATGTGCGTGCGGGTGAGCGCGTCAGCGACGTCGTCAAGGGCGCGTCCGAGATGAGCGGCATAGCCGAATCCGAGTTCACCTCCATTGTGGATGGCGACGGTTCCGGCATTCTGCCGTCCGAGGCCGGCGGCAAGTTCGAAGGCTGGCTTGAGCCTGGGCAGTACGACATCAAGTCCAAGACCTCCGCGAAGGAGATTCTGAAGATGATGGTCGATCGTCGTATCAAGAAGCTTGATTCGTTGGGCGTGCCTACAGGCAGTGAACGTGAGAAGATCCTCAATATGGCGTCCATCGCCGAAGCCGAGGTGAACAAGAAGGACGATTACGGCAAGGTCGTCCGCGTAATCCTGAATCGCCTTGACAAGGGCATGACGTTGGGCATGGATTCCACCGTGGCCTATGGCAACAATGTCAAATCCGCGGAGATTACGCAGAATATGCTGGACGATAGTTCCAACAAGTTCAATACACGTATTCACAAGGGGCTTCCGCCTACGCCGATTTCCAATCCTGGCGATTCGGCCATACAGGCGGCAATCGACCCTCCGCAAGGCAATTGGCTGTATTTCGTCACCACCGATCTGAACTCCGGCGAAACCGAATTCACGGATAACGCCGACGAATTCGACAAGCTGGTGCAGAAGTACAAGGCGAACAACGAGGATGCCAACTGA
- the ruvX gene encoding Holliday junction resolvase RuvX, producing the protein MTWLGIDLGDARVGLAVSDPELTFAHPIGNVQVYGDSFRAIDDVIYTIEDENVDHVVVGLPLLLSGEEGKSAKKARRWASNLAKRIDLYMQSGETTLEQVPEIELMDERLTTVSAHRQLRQANIAERGHRPVVDQQSAVVILQAALDKRNSREK; encoded by the coding sequence ATGACCTGGTTGGGAATTGATCTGGGTGATGCTCGGGTCGGACTTGCAGTGTCCGACCCCGAGCTCACCTTTGCACATCCGATTGGAAACGTCCAGGTCTATGGCGATTCGTTTCGCGCCATAGACGATGTGATCTACACCATCGAAGATGAGAACGTTGACCATGTTGTTGTCGGTCTGCCGCTATTGCTTAGTGGGGAGGAAGGCAAAAGCGCTAAGAAAGCCCGCCGTTGGGCCAGCAACCTCGCCAAGCGGATCGATCTGTACATGCAGAGCGGCGAGACCACGCTGGAACAGGTGCCTGAGATAGAATTGATGGATGAACGGCTGACAACGGTAAGTGCGCATCGTCAGCTGAGGCAGGCGAATATCGCGGAGAGAGGGCATAGGCCTGTAGTCGATCAGCAGTCAGCTGTCGTGATCTTGCAAGCTGCGTTGGATAAGAGGAACAGTAGGGAGAAGTAA
- the alaS gene encoding alanine--tRNA ligase, translated as MRTSEIAKRYLDYFAAHDHLVVPSASLISPNPTTLFTIAGMVPFIPYLMGEQTAPHPRMASNQKCVRTLDIDEVGKTTRHGTFFQMLGNFSFGDYFKEEAIHYAYELLTTPQDKGGYGFDPEKLWMTTFTDDEEARSLWKNEGVDPEHIQIMGMEDNFWTTGGPGPGGPCSEIYVDRGPEFGVEGGPIADENRYIEIWDLVFENYEVDNVKSKTDLHIVGELENKNIDTGAGLERLAYLMQGKNNIYETDEVYPVIEAAERLSGHKYGENEAFDVKFRVVADHVRSALMIMSDGVRPSNTGRGYVLRRLLRRTVKAMRALGVQEAVMPTLFPTSKAAMEASYPELNKTFHDVSEAAYGEEDAFLRTLEAGTEIFDMAVSKAKESGKGTVSGSDAFKLHDTYGFPIELTLEMAEEQGVKVDEAKFRELMAEQKSRARADALKKRHNVDLSVYDDFKKTLAKPIDFLGYTDFSARATVLGIMQEGKGSVPAVTGPANIEVILDRTPFYAEAGGQLADQGEILSDDGAVLEVDDVQKPIKDLIVHQCRLTEGTLVVGTQVNANIDLNRRGAIARSHTATHMVHKALREELGPQATQRGSEDAPNRLRFDFQWSSAPSKDVMNTVEARVNEKLRENLAVTTQEMKFDDAIALGAMHLFGEKYGDIVRVVSIGEDGWSRELCGGTHIDHVGKIGAINIMSEASVGSGVRRVDAVVGAGAYEYNAREHALVSQLSDKLNARPDELAERVNALLAKLKESDRRLAAMYEGQLAATVPQLVQDANASAASVKVAAKNVGHFGSFDALRKTVMDVRARLGEDAPVVVALAGVSAEDKPMVAVATNAAARDLGIKAGDLVRGASKMLGGGGGGKPDFAQGGGADASKIDEALEALKAQAMKG; from the coding sequence ATGCGAACCTCAGAAATAGCGAAGCGCTATCTCGATTATTTTGCCGCGCATGACCATCTGGTCGTTCCCTCGGCATCGCTGATCTCACCGAACCCGACCACGCTGTTCACCATTGCCGGCATGGTCCCGTTCATCCCGTATCTGATGGGTGAGCAGACCGCCCCGCACCCGCGTATGGCCTCCAACCAAAAGTGCGTGCGTACTTTGGACATCGACGAGGTCGGTAAAACCACCCGTCATGGCACGTTCTTCCAGATGCTGGGCAACTTCTCCTTCGGCGACTACTTCAAAGAGGAAGCCATCCACTACGCCTACGAGCTGCTGACCACCCCGCAGGACAAGGGCGGCTACGGCTTCGATCCGGAGAAGCTGTGGATGACAACCTTCACCGACGACGAGGAAGCCCGCAGCCTGTGGAAGAACGAGGGTGTCGACCCCGAGCATATCCAGATCATGGGTATGGAAGACAACTTCTGGACCACCGGTGGCCCTGGCCCCGGCGGCCCGTGCTCCGAGATCTATGTGGATCGAGGCCCTGAATTCGGTGTCGAGGGCGGCCCGATCGCCGATGAAAACCGTTACATCGAGATCTGGGATCTGGTGTTCGAAAACTACGAGGTCGACAACGTCAAGTCCAAGACCGACCTGCATATCGTAGGCGAACTCGAAAACAAGAACATCGATACCGGTGCCGGTCTGGAACGCCTTGCCTATTTGATGCAGGGCAAGAACAACATCTATGAGACCGACGAGGTCTACCCGGTCATCGAGGCCGCCGAGCGTCTGTCCGGCCACAAGTACGGTGAGAACGAGGCATTCGACGTCAAGTTCCGTGTCGTGGCCGACCATGTGCGTTCCGCTCTGATGATCATGTCCGACGGTGTGCGCCCGAGCAATACCGGCCGCGGCTATGTGCTGCGTCGTCTGCTGCGTCGTACTGTCAAGGCCATGCGTGCCCTTGGCGTTCAGGAAGCCGTCATGCCCACCTTGTTCCCGACTTCCAAGGCCGCCATGGAAGCTTCCTACCCGGAGCTCAACAAGACTTTCCATGACGTGAGTGAAGCCGCTTATGGTGAAGAGGACGCCTTCCTGCGCACGCTTGAAGCCGGCACCGAAATCTTCGATATGGCTGTCAGCAAGGCCAAGGAATCCGGTAAGGGCACCGTTTCCGGTAGCGACGCCTTCAAGCTGCACGACACCTACGGCTTCCCGATTGAGTTGACGCTTGAGATGGCCGAGGAACAGGGTGTGAAGGTCGATGAGGCCAAGTTCCGCGAGCTTATGGCCGAGCAGAAGAGCCGTGCCCGTGCCGACGCCCTGAAGAAGCGCCACAACGTGGATCTGTCCGTATACGACGATTTCAAGAAGACGCTCGCCAAGCCGATTGACTTCCTGGGGTACACCGATTTCTCCGCCCGTGCCACCGTGCTTGGCATCATGCAGGAGGGCAAGGGCTCCGTTCCCGCGGTTACCGGCCCGGCCAACATTGAAGTGATTCTTGACCGCACCCCGTTCTATGCGGAGGCCGGCGGCCAGCTCGCCGACCAGGGCGAGATCCTCTCCGACGACGGTGCAGTGCTTGAAGTCGACGATGTGCAGAAGCCGATCAAGGATCTCATCGTCCACCAGTGCCGTCTGACCGAAGGCACACTGGTGGTGGGCACCCAGGTGAACGCCAACATCGACCTGAACCGTCGTGGCGCCATCGCCCGCTCCCATACCGCCACTCACATGGTGCATAAGGCTCTGCGCGAGGAGCTCGGCCCGCAGGCCACCCAGCGTGGTTCCGAGGATGCCCCGAACCGCCTGCGTTTCGACTTCCAGTGGTCCAGCGCTCCGAGCAAGGACGTGATGAACACCGTTGAGGCACGTGTCAACGAGAAGCTGCGCGAGAACCTTGCTGTCACCACCCAGGAGATGAAGTTCGACGATGCCATCGCGCTTGGCGCCATGCATCTGTTCGGCGAGAAGTACGGCGATATCGTGCGCGTGGTATCCATCGGCGAGGACGGTTGGAGCCGTGAGCTGTGCGGCGGCACCCATATCGATCATGTGGGCAAGATCGGCGCGATCAACATCATGTCCGAAGCTTCGGTCGGTTCCGGTGTCCGCCGTGTGGACGCTGTCGTCGGCGCCGGCGCATACGAATACAACGCTCGTGAGCATGCGTTGGTCTCGCAGCTGAGCGACAAGCTCAATGCGCGCCCCGACGAACTCGCGGAACGTGTGAACGCCCTGTTGGCCAAGCTGAAGGAATCCGACCGTCGTCTTGCCGCCATGTATGAAGGCCAGCTGGCCGCCACGGTGCCGCAGCTGGTGCAGGATGCCAACGCGTCCGCAGCTTCCGTGAAGGTCGCTGCCAAGAACGTCGGCCATTTCGGTTCTTTCGACGCACTGCGCAAAACCGTTATGGATGTGCGTGCACGTCTTGGCGAGGACGCCCCGGTTGTCGTGGCTTTGGCGGGTGTCAGCGCTGAAGACAAGCCTATGGTTGCGGTCGCGACCAATGCCGCGGCACGCGATCTTGGTATCAAGGCCGGCGATCTGGTGCGTGGCGCCTCCAAGATGCTTGGCGGCGGTGGCGGCGGCAAGCCGGACTTCGCCCAGGGCGGCGGTGCCGATGCCTCGAAGATCGATGAGGCGCTTGAAGCGCTCAAAGCCCAGGCGATGAAGGGCTGA
- a CDS encoding DUF948 domain-containing protein: protein MGVGEIAGLIAAIAFAVLAGFMIYPLIRLGKLFDQIAVTVKQSGDHAIPALDEGVTTVRQINKSLEDANKISAAASTTATNVGALVDLYGSFLGKPVIKAASAVYAAKSTIQSFLNKQGKSAAKGE, encoded by the coding sequence ATGGGTGTTGGAGAGATCGCAGGACTCATTGCCGCGATCGCATTCGCCGTGCTGGCGGGATTCATGATCTACCCGCTGATTCGTCTGGGCAAGCTGTTCGACCAGATCGCCGTTACGGTCAAACAATCCGGTGATCATGCCATCCCGGCGCTCGATGAGGGCGTCACGACCGTCCGTCAGATCAATAAGTCGCTGGAGGACGCCAACAAGATTTCCGCCGCCGCTTCGACCACCGCCACCAATGTGGGCGCTCTGGTCGATCTGTACGGTTCGTTCCTTGGCAAGCCGGTCATCAAGGCTGCGTCAGCCGTCTATGCCGCAAAGTCGACCATCCAGTCCTTCCTGAACAAGCAGGGCAAGTCTGCAGCCAAGGGGGAGTGA
- a CDS encoding histidine phosphatase family protein has protein sequence MILHLHLVRHGQTFFNRYNKLQGWSNSPLTESGLADAVKAGERLKGMTFAAAYCSDTTRAQMTAERILDINEQSGNSRPALICDMHFREQFYGYFEGVDMSQAWYAAGGPHGVKTYNEIVSRYGLAATRDWLKDADPFHDAESDTEYWQRVVGGFALIASNADLQDGDDVLQISHGNTLLSLGHRFGGSDLDLNERPANGSITDIDFDTDKPFEQALTIVSYGK, from the coding sequence ATGATTCTTCACTTGCATTTGGTTCGCCATGGGCAGACGTTCTTTAATCGGTATAACAAGCTGCAGGGCTGGTCGAATTCGCCGCTGACCGAATCCGGTTTGGCTGACGCCGTCAAGGCGGGGGAGCGGCTTAAGGGCATGACGTTCGCCGCGGCCTACTGTTCCGACACCACACGTGCCCAAATGACCGCCGAGCGTATTCTCGACATCAATGAGCAGTCCGGCAATTCGCGTCCGGCGTTGATCTGCGACATGCATTTTCGCGAGCAGTTCTACGGGTACTTCGAGGGCGTTGACATGAGCCAGGCATGGTATGCGGCGGGAGGACCGCACGGCGTGAAGACCTACAACGAGATCGTGAGTAGGTATGGTCTTGCGGCTACACGCGATTGGCTGAAGGATGCGGACCCGTTCCATGACGCCGAATCCGATACGGAGTATTGGCAGCGTGTAGTGGGAGGATTCGCATTGATTGCTTCCAATGCCGATTTGCAGGACGGTGACGATGTGCTGCAAATCAGCCACGGCAACACGCTGCTCAGCCTTGGTCATCGATTCGGGGGTTCTGACCTGGATCTGAACGAACGGCCCGCCAACGGTTCCATAACCGATATCGATTTCGATACGGATAAGCCCTTCGAACAGGCTCTGACCATCGTTTCCTACGGCAAATGA
- the rpsD gene encoding 30S ribosomal protein S4, translating to MTNVQRSRRQVRLSRALGIALTPKAQRIFEKRPYAPGEHGRTRRRTESDYAVRLREKQRLRAQYGLSEKQLRAVYEKGTKTSGQTGNAMLQDLEVRLDNLVLRAGFARTTAQARQFVVHRHILVDGNIVNRPSYRVKPGQTIQVKAKSQTMEPFQAAAEGVHRDVLPPVPGYLDVNLASLKATLTRKPEAEEVPAQVNIQYVVEFYAR from the coding sequence ATGACGAACGTTCAGCGTTCTCGCCGTCAGGTGCGTCTTTCCCGCGCCCTCGGCATTGCTCTGACCCCGAAGGCTCAGCGCATTTTCGAAAAGCGTCCGTATGCTCCTGGCGAGCACGGCCGCACCCGTCGCCGCACCGAGTCCGATTACGCGGTGCGTCTGCGTGAAAAGCAGCGTCTGCGCGCACAGTACGGTCTGTCCGAGAAGCAGCTCCGTGCAGTGTACGAGAAGGGCACCAAGACTTCCGGTCAGACCGGTAACGCCATGCTCCAGGATCTCGAGGTTCGTCTCGACAACCTGGTGCTGCGCGCAGGTTTCGCCCGTACCACCGCTCAGGCTCGTCAGTTCGTGGTGCACCGTCACATCCTCGTCGACGGCAACATTGTGAACCGCCCGTCCTACCGCGTCAAGCCCGGCCAGACCATTCAGGTCAAGGCCAAGAGCCAGACCATGGAGCCGTTCCAGGCCGCCGCCGAAGGCGTCCACCGTGACGTTCTGCCGCCGGTTCCGGGTTACCTCGACGTGAACCTGGCCTCCCTGAAGGCCACCCTGACCCGTAAGCCGGAAGCCGAAGAGGTTCCGGCGCAGGTGAACATCCAGTACGTGGTCGAATTCTACGCCCGCTGA
- a CDS encoding ABC transporter ATP-binding protein: MNHDQSDHLLVVDDLTKRFRRRGREFDAVSHVDLVMDEGDFVAIVGRSGNGKSTLITMIAGLTRPTSGVVRVDGCDIGAMDDATLSGTRNRVIGFVMQSQTLLSNLTVLDNVVLPATLFADSRRRQSFDTASGASIADGKIEGGQGGEGVVVDPLNERAMALLERLGVADLAGSYPRELSGGEMRRVSIARALMNGPRLLIADEPTGDLDQESTDIVMRLFRSLADAGTAILMVTHDPEALGYADYTLRMDAGVLSRP, translated from the coding sequence ATGAACCATGATCAGTCGGACCATCTGTTGGTCGTTGATGATCTCACCAAGCGTTTTCGCCGTCGTGGCAGGGAGTTCGATGCCGTAAGCCATGTTGATCTGGTTATGGACGAAGGCGATTTCGTTGCCATCGTCGGCAGATCGGGGAACGGCAAGAGCACGTTGATCACCATGATTGCGGGACTGACACGGCCTACATCCGGGGTTGTACGGGTGGACGGCTGTGACATTGGCGCAATGGATGACGCTACGTTGTCAGGAACAAGGAACCGGGTCATTGGTTTCGTTATGCAAAGTCAGACCTTGCTGTCCAATCTCACCGTGCTCGATAATGTGGTGCTGCCCGCCACCCTGTTCGCCGATTCGCGGCGGCGGCAGTCCTTCGATACCGCCTCTGGCGCCTCTATCGCCGATGGGAAGATCGAGGGCGGGCAAGGTGGGGAAGGCGTCGTCGTCGACCCGTTGAACGAGCGGGCAATGGCGTTGCTTGAGCGTCTCGGTGTTGCGGATCTTGCGGGAAGCTATCCGCGTGAGCTTTCCGGCGGCGAGATGCGGCGCGTATCGATTGCGCGTGCGCTGATGAATGGCCCGCGTCTGCTGATCGCCGATGAGCCGACCGGGGACCTCGATCAGGAAAGCACCGATATTGTGATGAGATTGTTCCGTAGTCTGGCTGATGCGGGCACGGCCATCCTTATGGTCACCCATGATCCGGAAGCGCTCGGCTATGCCGACTACACGCTTCGTATGGATGCCGGCGTGCTGTCCCGCCCCTAA